The DNA segment CCTCGGGCGTGCGTTCGCCCGAGGCCGCAGTCCTTCACTGATTCGTTGGTTCGTTCGACTCCAGTACGGCGGTTGTACGTCTCGTCCAACGTGGACTGCTTCAGCTGAACGTCCTCGCTGTGTTGGTCGATGCGGTCTTCGACCCTGTACTCGATGTCTTTCGGGTCGTCAGTGTTTCGAGCGTTGTATGGAGCGACTGGCACGACCCCTGCGGCCAGCAGGTGGTCGTGCCAGTCGAGCGTGTCGTAGGCGCTGTCACCGACCATCCAGATCGGTGTGGCGACGGCGAGCGCGTCACGTGTGACGCGCATCGCCGTCTCCTCTGGCGCTTGCTTACTCTCGGTGAACTCGGCTGCAATCGGGATCTTTTGCCCGGTCGAGACGATCGTACAACCGTAGCCGTAGTAGTATTCGTCGTCGGTTGGATCGTAGCACTTCGACGCGTCTTGATCGGCGGGCATCGCCCTCACATCGGTTGAATCGATACAGTAGGTCAAGTCGAGCAGGCCGCGGCAGGCGGCCTGCTCGACGAGCCGGTCAAAGACCTCGTCAACGACGTGTTCGAGGTCGGTGAGAAAGCGATCGACCGCGTCTCTCGACGGCGGTCGATCGAACCCACAGCTCAGCCAAATGACCGTGTTCCGAAGCTCTCGTTCAACGGGACGAATGCCGTAGATGTCCTTGTAGTAGCAGTGGAGAAAGCCACGCATCAGCTCTGGTGGGTTGTGTTCTCGTGTTCGCCCCGTCTTCGCCGGGGCGAACACATCGAACTCTTCGAGAAACTCGAATGAAAGGTGCTCAAACAGCGCTAGCGTCTCGGTTTCCACGGCATTGAAGAACGAATCTATCGAAGGATCATCTTGCAGGGTCGCTGAGCTCATCCACCTCAGCATTCACCCTGCTCTTTGGTGTGCTACTCGTTCTATGACACCCTCGTTGGGGCGCTTATTGCAGGTTATATCGCTCCGCTTGGAATTGAGGAGTTAGGTCAATACTTGGAGCTACGTGATCAGTTAGTGATTGGGTTGATTGTACTTGCCCTAACTGTTTCTCTAGGTACATCATTAGAGGCAATTAGGAGAATCACACCCGTAGAATAACGTAGAACTTTGACGATCTGTTGAAAGTATAGTCGGGTAAACTTCTACGCCGTTACGGCTGATACAGACTAATAAGACTCTGTTGAAACCCTCAGCAAGTGATATTTTCTGACCCAGTTGCGGTCAGTACAGGAGACTCACAAATCGCTCAGTACAAGTGAGATACGCACAGATCTGTCAGTACGTACCCTTCAGCAACCAACTGTTTCAGAAGAGAACATACCTAAAGATTCTGCAGGGCAAAGATCCGCTACTTCGTACGAGACTCGCTATTCGGCTCTGCTGTACCCCCGGACTTCTGAGCCGCTAGTTTGGTGAACTCATACGAAATAATTGCCAAAATACTAAGTGATTGCCAAAGAATTATTTAAATAAGAAAATGAATTCGATTGCACGTGTCACCGGGCGAATTCAAGACCTCTCCCGGTGGGAGATAACAATCCTAGCGGTTGCTGGGTTGGCGATTGGACTTGTATCCTCGCGGGTAGGGCTCCTTGGTCCACTCGCAGCAGTTCTATGGGTCCCGTTTATCGGTGTCGCTACAATTTGGATTCTCTTTGACTCAAGAGAACAGGGATTCAAATATCCGTCTGTGGTCGCACTAACAGTTGCTATTCTGCTGTTGCTTATCATTCCGGGAATTGTAGCACTTGCAACCTATTATTATAAAACCCGAATCCAATAAAATGCAGACAGATGATGAGTTGTACCGGTCCTTCTCTTTTAATTCAGATCACTCACAAACCGCTCAGTACAGACCAAAGGCCCACAATCATTATTTCGTCAGGCAACCACCATTATGTATGACAAGAATAATTTGGCTCTGTTGAAATCCTATTCTTCAGACATATTATCGGCTGAAACAGCCGGTCGACGAAGAGTGCTTATTGAATCCGGTTACGCGTCCTGTTCATCTCAAACCTCGCTGAAACCCCGTCCGATCAAGTACCCAACTACTGTAATCACGCCAGAGATGATTGCTCCGCTTCCAACTGGGAATATGAAAGCGCCCGGCCCCGCCATGATCGGGATGAACAGATTGAGTGTGAAACCAAAACATGGGCCGAATGCGAGTATCCAATTCCCAACGAGATCTGCGCCCTGAAACGCCCGGAAGACAACGATGGCGGTAATAAGGAGCGCACCCACCCAGACTATAGCCGATTGTACTGAAGTCGAGGGCTCCAAGTCCCAGACCCGCAACCCAGTCAACGTCCCAAGAACAAAGAGAAAGGCGGCTGTAGCCGCTAAAATCTCACTTGTTCGCTTGTTCAAAATCATATACATTCAAATTGTCCTACATTACGTATGTGCCTTGTGGGTCAAACCGAGATGGTCTAAGCGATCTGCGAGTTTCCTGTATTGACCGTAGCTGTGTCAGGATGTGGTCAGCTGCTGAGAGATTCAACCAAGCTCTGAGATTCAGCCCTCTCGATCCACGTAATTACGGCTCGTTTCTCCGAACGCGGTACGCTTGGTTGGCGTATTGAAATCGGCGTGTCTCGGCGTCAAAGCCAACAATCTCGTCGGCTGTTCGTTTGTTTGTGCGGAGAACCACCCGTTCAACGTCCGAACTCATATGCGCGAGCAGGTTGCGGTATCCGCGATTTTGCATCACCTGTTCAGCGATCATTTTGCGGTCGGCCGTCTGTGCTCGTTCAAGTGTGACTATGCCTCGATCCCCATCATCGGACTCTGTCTGCCACTCCTCGACGGTGACGGTCACTGTGTCTCCGTCTGACTCGCTTGTTACATCGTCCGTTGGTACGACCGAGATCGTCGGTGCGTCGAACTTGACGAGAGCGGCACTCTCTGATGTTGTGTGCCCGTACCCCGCCACGGCGGCGTAGTGGCCTCCACCGAGGTACGGAAAGTGATCCTCATGGTTGCTATCCATCTCATCAGCCGCTACCTCTATTGTCCACGATTCACTTTCACCCGCCGGGAGGTTTTCACAGATGCCGTCGTGGGCGTACGGGCCGATGTGAAACCATTGATCTTCCTGTAATTTGTATAAATCCCAGCCGCCGCAGCTGGTGGATTCCTGTGACCGATTGAAAAACGTAAATTCAATTTGAGTGGGTAATTCCGCTCGTTCGGTGCTTGGGCGGACGAACGCCTGTGTTGTTTCATCAGCTTTGTGGTACCAAGTAACGCCACCCTCACCGGGAAGGTCAGGGATCGACATACCAGAGAATTCTGAGTCAGATTCTGGCCCAGTTGAGTTCGTTGAATTAGTAGACCCAGTTCCCGGCGTATTGCAACCAGCGAGCCCGCCGAAAGTGGCCGAGAGACCAGCAAGGAGAGTCCGTCGGTACATATTCACCCGTTCCGCCTTATTATAAAAGGTCTTGTGGGGAGTTCTATGCTTTCAAACGGATTTCAAACCGAGACAGTTGGTCGTTGAGGGTGTGTACTGAGCTATCTGTCCTTCACCTGTACGGACAGAACCCAGTTCAGATATATCACTCTCTGAGGATTTCAACAAGGCCAATAATTTGGGCACTCGCAGCAGCGTACGTTCTTGTTGGACTCGGTTTATTTTACAGTTTAGCAATAGATTCTAGCGAGCTATTTTTGGGAATGACTGCTCTCATTTATCTTCTAATGAGTCCGTTAGCATATCTTATTTATAAAAAACGAGTGGTGAACAAGTAATCGGTCAATTCGCAGTCTTCAGCGGTCAACTGTTTCGGGCAAGAATCTGTCTAAACATGAGGACGTCCACAGGGCTCACTTACTCGACTGTGCGGTAGGTTCGTCCCCGTGTGTTGCCTTCTGCCTCGATTAGATTGTAGTGCTCAAGCTTCGATAAGTAGTTCCGGACCATGCGTTGCGTCTTCGGATCACCCACGCGATTACAATACTCCTCGTACAATTCATTCGGTGGGATTTCGCCGTACTCGGTGATGGTCTCGTATAGGACTTCCTGGTGGGTAGTGAGACGATCAACGGTTTTCTGCTTGATTTCCGATTTCGCTTCCGGAGTCACTTTCCGAATAACGTCATCGGGGATTTCATTCATCTGTTGAGCGTTAGCAGTGCGAGCAGCTTGCCGAAGGATTCCAATTGCTACGCGAGCATCACCAGCCGCGTTATTCGCAATCGATTCGAGTTTCTTTTTGTCGATAACATCGGGATTAAGCCCCCATCGGACACGATCTTGGAGGATAGCAACCAATTCATCGTGGTGGTATTGTCTGAAATGGATGCGAGTGGCGTTGGCGAGACGACTATTGATCCGGTCATCAACATCTGCGAAGACTCCCTGTTCATTGTTTGCGATGAGGATCATTGTGAGGCCGCGAATCCGGTACAGATCGTACAGGAGACTCTTGTCTTCTAGCTGGTCTACTTCATCGAGGATGACGACGTAGGGTGGGCCGTCGTAGTCGCGGAGACGGTCGAGGAGCTGGTCTCGCGGGGTTGACTGTCGGTGAATATCGATTGTTTTGTTGATGCCCTCTAGGAGAGTGTAGAGCGTTTTGAAGCGGCTGTAGTCCTCCCAGCAGTTGACGTACTGGTGGTTGAGGTCAACGACGTTCTCGCGGAGTCGTTCAACGGTGAACTGTGCGATGCAGGTTTTCCCGACGCCGGATGGGCCGTGGAGGAATGCGGGGTCAGTAGAGTTTCCATCAAGAATGGGCTGTAGGACGCTTGAGAGCGTGTTGACTTCGGCGTCTCGGTGCGTCACCTCCCGTGGGATGAACTCCGGTTGGAGTACCCGAGCGTCCGTGATCATGGCTGTCGACACGAGAGGCGAGGCTAATAAATGGAAGTGTGGTGTTTCCGAATCTTCCGAATATGTCCTGGCGTTCTGAAACTGTGAGTTCACTGTCTCTCAGCAGAAGAATCGGCTGGGCTTTGTTGAAATTCTTAGTGGGAGCACATTTCTGCCCGGTTCCGATCAGTACAGAGGACTCACGAATCGCCCAGTACAGGCAATCCCTTACCGTATCTGCGGCCTGTATCTTGTACCGCTATCGATACATCACTTCGGACTGGGAGGAATCTTAGTGGTCAATACGCGCTCTCTACTCACCGGATAGTCTCTTTTCTCTTATTAAGTTAAATAATTCAACCAATCCCATAATTATATGCTGGTGAACAATTAACATGGTTGTATGCCTGCGAATACCCCGACACGAACGGCCCTCCAAGCCACCAAGTTACTGTTCGCCGGAGCAGTTCTTCTCGTTGCCGCAATGACGTTCAATTATCTTCCGCAACCATACTCTACGTGGCCAGCCATTGGATCAATACCAGTTAGTCCTGAACTCGTCGTTCCGGCACTACTCGGTGTCGTTGTCGTAATTGAAGCATTGGTAGAGAAATTCAGCATTGCGTCAGTCTTCCTTGCTATCTTCGGAGGGCTAACGTTCCTACTCGGTGCAGCGAGCTTATACACGTTGTACGCAGTCGAATCTGGTGGGGTATTCTTCATTGGATTCTTCACCATTATCGCAGGGATTCTCCTTGCTATCGGAGTTTTTCTCCACACAATCGTACGAACAGAACGCTTCAAAACTGCTTCTAAGGAACTAATAAACTCGATCTCTAATTAGTTTGGTTTGGCTGGCTCTGTTGAAATTCTCAGTAGGTGAGACGTCTTAACCCGGTTGGGGTCAGTAGAGAGGATATATCCAACAATCAGTACACATACTTCTGTCGACGTTTCGTACCGACAGAAGATCGTCACTCCGTCGAGCGTGTCTGAACGGCGAATCCAATGGCGGCATCCATAACGACGAGGAACATCAGAAGCCCACCGGCGGCTGCCGAGAACAATTCACCCCAGTAGACGCCACCTGACGAGTTCAATCTCTCCATGATGGCCCACATCGAAACGAGAAGGCAGGGCACCGAGACGGTAGCGAGCACGATGTCGGTTGGCTCACGGGTGTATACTCCGCGGATAAGTACCAGAAGTTCGACGAACAATGGCAGGATAATGAGGGGCAGTGATCCGATATCAAGGAAGGAAATGACCAACAGATGTGAGGGCGGGAATGGCAAGGTACGTCAACGTATAGATTACTAACTGTTATTTCTTTTTGAGGCTGAAGACAGATTCGAAATCGGGTTTCAACAGAATAATAAACGGAGGTGCGTGGTTATGTTGGAATCTCTGAGTCGATGTATCTCTGACCTGCGTATCCGA comes from the Halorubrum depositum genome and includes:
- a CDS encoding Cdc6/Cdc18 family protein, which translates into the protein MITDARVLQPEFIPREVTHRDAEVNTLSSVLQPILDGNSTDPAFLHGPSGVGKTCIAQFTVERLRENVVDLNHQYVNCWEDYSRFKTLYTLLEGINKTIDIHRQSTPRDQLLDRLRDYDGPPYVVILDEVDQLEDKSLLYDLYRIRGLTMILIANNEQGVFADVDDRINSRLANATRIHFRQYHHDELVAILQDRVRWGLNPDVIDKKKLESIANNAAGDARVAIGILRQAARTANAQQMNEIPDDVIRKVTPEAKSEIKQKTVDRLTTHQEVLYETITEYGEIPPNELYEEYCNRVGDPKTQRMVRNYLSKLEHYNLIEAEGNTRGRTYRTVE
- a CDS encoding transposase produces the protein MSSATLQDDPSIDSFFNAVETETLALFEHLSFEFLEEFDVFAPAKTGRTREHNPPELMRGFLHCYYKDIYGIRPVERELRNTVIWLSCGFDRPPSRDAVDRFLTDLEHVVDEVFDRLVEQAACRGLLDLTYCIDSTDVRAMPADQDASKCYDPTDDEYYYGYGCTIVSTGQKIPIAAEFTESKQAPEETAMRVTRDALAVATPIWMVGDSAYDTLDWHDHLLAAGVVPVAPYNARNTDDPKDIEYRVEDRIDQHSEDVQLKQSTLDETYNRRTGVERTNESVKDCGLGRTHARGRVHARAQVFLALCLRLVIAITNYERGDNPGSTIITV